From the genome of Flavobacterium ovatum, one region includes:
- a CDS encoding endonuclease/exonuclease/phosphatase family protein: MKLFCLVLLSLVTLCQGQPKKYSIHTVAFYNFENLFDTINNPLTNDDEWTPKGFQHWDTKKYNKKLHNLSQVLAEIGTNENTNAPTLIGCSEIENRSVLEDLVKQPLIISKDYGIIHYDSPDKRGIDVALLYQKKYFKPTSFTNIPLIIHNKESKQSPKSVIKENTEDEPEINFDNHRIFTRDQLLVTGFLENQEIHIIVNHWPSRSGGEKKSSPLREAAGALNRKIIDSLQRINPEAKVITLGDLNDGPFNNSVKKMLNAKAKKTEVPPLGIFNPFEEMANQGFGTIAYRDSWDIFDQILMTQSLIQNNFSQFQFWKAGIYNKPFLITTSGPYKGYPKRHSNTEIGYSDHFPVYIYLIKETK; encoded by the coding sequence ATGAAATTATTTTGTTTGGTTCTACTCTCCTTAGTAACGCTCTGTCAAGGGCAACCCAAAAAATACAGCATCCACACGGTTGCTTTCTATAATTTCGAAAACTTATTTGACACCATTAATAATCCCTTAACCAATGATGATGAATGGACGCCAAAGGGATTCCAACATTGGGACACCAAAAAATACAATAAAAAACTTCACAATTTATCCCAAGTTCTGGCTGAAATTGGCACAAATGAGAATACCAATGCTCCCACATTAATTGGTTGTTCAGAAATTGAAAACAGAAGCGTTCTCGAAGATTTAGTCAAGCAACCACTTATCATCAGCAAAGATTACGGCATTATTCATTATGATTCCCCCGACAAACGTGGTATTGATGTAGCGTTATTGTATCAAAAAAAATATTTCAAACCTACCTCCTTTACTAACATCCCATTAATTATCCACAATAAAGAGAGCAAACAAAGCCCCAAATCCGTAATCAAAGAAAACACCGAAGACGAACCCGAAATTAACTTTGACAACCATAGAATCTTCACTCGTGACCAACTCTTAGTAACAGGATTTCTCGAAAATCAAGAAATCCATATTATAGTTAATCACTGGCCATCACGCTCTGGCGGAGAAAAGAAATCCAGTCCGCTACGCGAAGCTGCAGGAGCTTTAAACCGTAAAATAATTGATTCCCTACAACGCATTAACCCAGAAGCCAAAGTAATTACCCTAGGCGATTTGAATGATGGCCCTTTCAATAATAGTGTCAAAAAAATGCTGAACGCCAAAGCCAAAAAAACAGAAGTTCCCCCATTAGGAATTTTCAATCCATTTGAAGAAATGGCAAACCAAGGATTCGGAACCATTGCGTATAGAGATTCTTGGGATATTTTTGACCAAATATTAATGACACAATCATTAATTCAAAATAATTTCTCCCAATTTCAATTCTGGAAAGCTGGTATCTACAACAAACCCTTCCTTATTACAACTTCCGGCCCCTACAAAGGCTATCCAAAACGACATTCCAACACCGAAATTGGCTATAGCGACCATTTTCCAGTTTACATATATTTGATAAAAGAAACCAAATAA
- a CDS encoding 3-hydroxyanthranilate 3,4-dioxygenase, whose protein sequence is MAIAKPFNLHKWIDENRHLLKPPVGNRNLYKESGDYIVMIVAGPNARKDYHYNETEELFYQIEGSIKVIIQEDGQRKEMTLNEGDMYLHPAQIPHSPVRSEGSIGLVIERKRKGLGLKDGLLWHCDNCNHKLYEVHFELQDIEKDFLEHFRHFYGSEKLRTCDNCGTTMETDPRFI, encoded by the coding sequence ATGGCCATAGCAAAACCCTTCAACCTCCATAAATGGATTGACGAAAACCGTCATTTATTAAAACCACCTGTTGGAAATCGCAATCTATACAAAGAGTCAGGCGATTATATTGTCATGATTGTTGCTGGGCCAAATGCCCGTAAAGACTACCATTACAACGAAACCGAAGAGCTTTTCTACCAAATAGAAGGCTCCATCAAAGTCATCATTCAAGAGGATGGGCAACGCAAGGAAATGACCCTCAACGAAGGCGATATGTACCTGCATCCAGCACAAATTCCACATTCACCCGTTCGCTCCGAAGGTTCCATCGGACTCGTAATTGAGCGCAAACGCAAGGGTCTCGGACTCAAAGACGGTTTGCTTTGGCACTGCGACAACTGCAACCATAAGTTATATGAAGTCCACTTTGAATTACAAGACATCGAGAAAGATTTCCTAGAACATTTCAGGCATTTCTACGGTTCCGAAAAACTGAGAACCTGCGACAATTGTGGCACCACAATGGAAACCGACCCTAGATTTATATAA
- a CDS encoding aldehyde dehydrogenase family protein produces the protein MTTIAQKFGIEQALKQLGVHDINAGTSTGNQYFASGEVLESYSPVDGQLIAKVSITTPEEYQKVMQAATQSFQTFRRIPAPKRGEYVRQFGDKLRQNKEALGKLVSYEMGKSLQEGYGEVQEMIDICDFAVGLSRQLHGLTMHSERPGHRMYEQYHSLGIVGIISAFNFPVAVWAWNTALAWICGDVCIWKPSEKTPLCGIACQNIIAEVLKENNLPEGISCLINGEATVAEMMTKDARIPLISATGSTRMGKIVAQTVAARLGKTLLELGGNNAIIVTPDADIKMTIIGAVFGAVGTAGQRCTSTRRLIIHESIYDTVKQALTSAYKQIRIGNPLDENNHVGPIIDKKSVTQYQQALEKIITEGGKLIVPGGVLTGEGYESGCYVQPAIAEVENSFEIVQSETFAPILYLIKYSGTLENAIALQNGVAQGLSSAIMTNNLREAELFLSVAGSDCGISNVNIGTSGAEIGGAFGGEKETGGGRESGSDAWKVYMRRQTNTINYTTSLPLSQGIKFDLD, from the coding sequence ATGACTACAATAGCCCAAAAATTCGGAATAGAACAAGCCTTAAAACAATTAGGAGTACACGATATCAATGCGGGAACCTCAACAGGAAACCAATATTTTGCCTCCGGAGAAGTCCTAGAAAGCTACTCTCCAGTTGACGGTCAATTGATTGCCAAAGTAAGCATAACAACTCCAGAAGAGTATCAAAAAGTAATGCAAGCCGCAACCCAGTCTTTCCAAACTTTTAGACGAATACCCGCTCCCAAACGAGGCGAATACGTTAGACAGTTTGGAGATAAACTCCGTCAAAACAAAGAAGCTTTAGGAAAACTGGTTTCTTATGAAATGGGGAAATCCCTCCAAGAAGGCTATGGCGAAGTTCAAGAAATGATCGATATCTGTGATTTTGCCGTAGGACTTTCGCGCCAACTACACGGACTCACCATGCATTCCGAACGTCCTGGCCACCGCATGTATGAGCAATATCACTCACTAGGAATTGTTGGTATTATTTCCGCCTTCAACTTCCCCGTTGCCGTTTGGGCTTGGAATACTGCTTTGGCATGGATTTGTGGAGATGTTTGCATTTGGAAACCCTCAGAAAAAACGCCCCTTTGCGGAATTGCTTGCCAAAACATCATTGCCGAAGTTTTAAAAGAAAACAACCTACCCGAAGGTATCTCTTGCCTGATTAACGGAGAGGCTACCGTGGCCGAAATGATGACAAAAGACGCTAGGATTCCATTAATTTCCGCTACAGGCTCAACCCGAATGGGAAAAATAGTTGCACAAACCGTTGCCGCTAGATTGGGGAAAACATTATTAGAATTAGGAGGTAACAATGCCATCATCGTTACTCCAGATGCGGATATTAAAATGACAATTATTGGCGCTGTTTTTGGCGCGGTAGGAACCGCAGGCCAACGCTGTACCTCCACCCGACGATTAATTATTCATGAAAGTATCTATGACACAGTAAAACAAGCTTTAACTAGTGCTTACAAACAAATCCGAATAGGAAATCCGTTAGACGAAAATAATCATGTTGGTCCAATAATCGATAAAAAATCAGTAACTCAATACCAACAAGCTTTAGAAAAAATAATTACCGAAGGAGGAAAACTAATCGTCCCTGGCGGTGTACTTACTGGCGAAGGATACGAAAGTGGTTGTTATGTGCAACCCGCCATTGCAGAAGTAGAAAATAGTTTTGAAATTGTTCAATCTGAAACATTTGCTCCTATTCTTTATTTAATAAAATACAGTGGTACTTTAGAAAATGCTATTGCACTACAAAACGGAGTTGCTCAAGGATTATCCTCAGCCATTATGACTAACAACCTTCGTGAAGCAGAATTGTTCTTATCTGTAGCAGGTTCTGATTGCGGAATTTCCAATGTCAACATTGGAACTTCTGGTGCTGAAATTGGGGGTGCTTTTGGTGGTGAAAAAGAAACAGGAGGCGGAAGAGAATCTGGTTCTGACGCTTGGAAAGTCTATATGCGGCGACAAACCAATACGATTAACTACACCACAAGTTTGCCATTGTCACAAGGGATAAAATTTGATTTAGATTAA
- a CDS encoding DUF6646 family protein, with protein sequence MKKIFTLLLLSTAFFMNAQAFKGKGDTKFDVAANIQERGSGIRLSTDFGLGANMSFGFVTSYLLSVSENGLGEKPNFGDRFDAKVRFNANIGNVLSLDPKWDVYPGLDLSLKNFGAHLGTRYFFSDGFGIFSEIGIPIAKYDPTTFGFQNLNNQFVFNIGLSFNL encoded by the coding sequence ATGAAAAAGATTTTTACTTTATTATTATTGTCAACTGCTTTTTTTATGAATGCTCAAGCGTTTAAAGGTAAAGGAGATACAAAATTTGATGTTGCTGCTAATATTCAAGAAAGGGGCTCTGGTATTCGTTTGTCTACGGATTTCGGATTAGGAGCAAATATGTCTTTTGGTTTCGTAACTTCTTATTTACTCTCTGTGAGTGAAAATGGACTAGGTGAAAAACCTAATTTTGGTGATCGGTTTGATGCTAAAGTTCGCTTCAATGCAAACATAGGAAATGTATTGAGTTTAGATCCTAAATGGGATGTCTATCCTGGTTTAGATTTGAGTTTGAAAAATTTTGGAGCCCATTTAGGTACTCGTTATTTTTTCTCAGATGGTTTTGGGATATTTAGCGAAATAGGAATTCCTATTGCTAAATACGATCCAACAACTTTTGGGTTTCAAAATTTAAACAATCAATTTGTGTTTAATATAGGGTTGTCATTTAATTTGTAA
- a CDS encoding metallophosphoesterase family protein, with product MRTLVIGDIHGGLRALHQVIERANVTQNDTLIFLGDYVDGWSQAPQVIDYLIALKSTNNCVFIRGNHDELLLHWLKDGKDNELWYEHGGEATALAYEEVDKVRKQLHIDFLLSLEDYYLDEKNRLFVHAGFTNMNGIRYEYFAKAFYWDRTLWETALSLNPTLKPNDLLYPKRLTLYNEIYIGHTPVTRINKTVPVQKACVWNIDTGAAFKGPLTIMDVDTKSFWQSEPLNQLYFGEKGRN from the coding sequence ATGAGAACATTAGTAATAGGAGATATTCATGGAGGTTTGCGTGCCTTGCACCAAGTTATAGAAAGAGCAAATGTCACTCAAAATGATACCTTGATATTTCTCGGGGATTATGTAGATGGCTGGAGTCAAGCCCCCCAAGTTATTGACTATTTGATAGCGTTAAAATCAACAAATAATTGTGTTTTTATCAGAGGAAATCATGACGAGTTGTTATTGCATTGGCTCAAAGACGGAAAAGATAACGAACTTTGGTACGAACACGGAGGCGAAGCTACTGCGCTAGCGTATGAGGAAGTTGATAAAGTACGGAAACAATTGCACATTGATTTTTTACTTTCATTAGAGGATTATTATTTGGATGAAAAAAACCGATTGTTTGTTCATGCAGGTTTTACTAATATGAACGGAATACGTTATGAGTATTTTGCTAAAGCGTTTTACTGGGATAGAACTTTGTGGGAAACGGCTTTGTCGTTAAATCCAACCCTAAAACCGAATGATTTATTATATCCAAAAAGATTAACCTTGTACAATGAAATATATATAGGTCATACTCCAGTAACCCGAATTAACAAAACAGTTCCTGTACAAAAAGCCTGTGTTTGGAATATTGATACGGGAGCCGCTTTTAAAGGGCCTTTGACGATTATGGATGTGGATACTAAGAGTTTTTGGCAAAGTGAACCATTAAATCAATTATATTTTGGGGAAAAAGGTAGGAATTAG
- a CDS encoding DUF6377 domain-containing protein yields MHKFWTLVIIIFFPIFLFPQTKIDSLLNELDATIDNSQKYRAKKEAEINKLNELLKYTSTNVQKYAIYGKLYGEYRFYQSDSALSYARKNLRIANQLKDVTKINTAKLNLASIMETLGMYKEATDILNKIDIQSTPKIKGTYFGVSSSLYLSMSYYAASAEEKNKYILLRKQYSDSILKFYPVESKSHLFTKSNQLIDSGKYQENLDLLLNYFPKMSDTDTDQAVVAYLISQTYQHKKDYELEKKWLIISAISDLRLEKKEYISLRALAFLLYKEGDIDRSYTYIKRSLEDALFCNARLRTYEISRMMPIINEAYEKQNETNHNQLVLFLVSASVLSLILLAILFLFFKQIKKLARAKRVISIANKQSIELNQELKIINEKLNETNTTLKEANLVKEIYIGRYMDQCSTYISKLDGYRRKLNIILSSGKTKELAQVIKSQDFIEVELREFHNNFDKTFLLLFPNFIEEFSNLLTDKEDIKLKAGELMNTELRIFALIRLGISDSVKISEFLRYSLSTIYNYRTKLRNKALGPRDEFEVNVMRIGTNK; encoded by the coding sequence ATGCATAAATTTTGGACTCTTGTCATTATTATCTTTTTTCCAATATTTCTTTTTCCTCAAACTAAAATTGACTCTTTACTGAATGAATTAGATGCAACTATTGATAACAGTCAAAAATATCGAGCCAAAAAAGAAGCAGAAATTAACAAGCTCAATGAGCTATTAAAATACACTTCTACAAATGTTCAAAAATATGCGATTTACGGTAAGCTTTATGGAGAGTATCGTTTTTATCAATCAGACTCAGCTTTAAGTTACGCAAGAAAAAATTTAAGAATTGCAAATCAATTAAAAGATGTAACCAAAATTAATACGGCCAAATTGAATCTCGCTTCCATAATGGAAACATTGGGGATGTATAAGGAAGCTACCGATATTCTAAACAAAATTGACATTCAATCAACTCCGAAAATCAAAGGAACCTATTTTGGAGTAAGTAGTTCTTTGTACCTTTCCATGTCCTATTATGCCGCTTCGGCTGAAGAAAAAAACAAGTATATCTTATTACGAAAACAGTATAGTGATTCCATTCTGAAATTCTATCCCGTTGAATCAAAATCACATCTTTTCACCAAATCCAATCAACTTATTGATAGCGGAAAATACCAAGAGAACCTCGATTTGTTACTCAATTATTTTCCTAAAATGAGTGATACCGATACCGATCAAGCGGTTGTTGCCTATTTAATTTCCCAAACCTATCAACATAAGAAAGACTATGAACTTGAAAAAAAATGGCTCATCATCTCTGCCATTTCTGATTTACGTTTAGAAAAGAAAGAATACATTTCGTTACGCGCCCTTGCTTTTCTTTTATACAAAGAAGGAGACATTGACCGTTCATATACCTACATCAAACGCTCCTTAGAAGATGCGCTATTTTGTAATGCTCGTTTAAGAACTTATGAAATCTCCCGGATGATGCCCATCATCAACGAAGCCTATGAAAAACAAAATGAGACCAATCACAATCAACTTGTTTTGTTCCTAGTAAGTGCTAGTGTACTCTCCCTTATTCTCCTAGCTATTTTATTTTTATTTTTTAAACAAATAAAAAAATTAGCCAGAGCAAAAAGAGTCATTAGTATTGCCAACAAACAGTCAATAGAGTTAAACCAAGAACTAAAAATAATTAACGAAAAACTAAACGAAACCAATACAACTTTAAAAGAAGCCAACCTCGTTAAAGAAATTTACATAGGTCGCTATATGGATCAATGTTCGACCTATATCAGCAAATTAGATGGTTACCGACGAAAATTGAATATTATACTTTCAAGTGGTAAAACAAAAGAACTGGCTCAAGTAATAAAGTCCCAGGATTTTATAGAGGTTGAATTAAGAGAGTTCCATAATAATTTTGACAAAACTTTCTTGTTGCTTTTTCCAAATTTCATTGAAGAATTTAGTAATCTACTGACCGACAAAGAAGATATTAAACTAAAAGCGGGAGAATTAATGAATACTGAATTACGAATCTTTGCTTTGATACGTTTGGGAATTTCAGATAGCGTTAAAATCTCCGAATTTTTGCGTTATTCTTTATCAACTATTTACAACTACAGGACCAAATTAAGAAACAAAGCTTTAGGACCTCGCGATGAATTTGAAGTCAATGTTATGCGCATTGGAACCAATAAATAA
- a CDS encoding glycoside hydrolase family 97 protein: MKYFLLTTLVWLALIPIAIGQQLKSPNQKLQMEFTLQKDGTPTYILNYKDKAVIKTSKLGLELKNDAKSLLNDFSIIETKTTTFNESWTPVWGEWATIQNQYNELAVTLNQKGTDRKLVIRFRLFDDGLGFRYEFPSQKNLTYFVIKEERTQFAMAGDHTAFWLPGDYDTQEYDYTTSKLSEIRGLTKKATTDNVSQKSFSPTGVQTSLMLKADNGLYINLHEAALIDYSCMHLNLDDKNMIFESWLTPDANGDKGYIQAPGKSPWRTIIVSDDAREILASKMTLNLNDPCKIEDTSWIKPVKYIGVWWEMITGKSSWAYTDDFTSVELGVSDYSKAKPNGKHGANNENVKKYIDFAALHGFDAVLVEGWNTGWEDWFGHSKDYVFDFVTPYPDFDVKGIQAYAKSKGVKMIMHHETSGSTRNYERHIDKAYQFMKDNGYDAVKSGYVGNILPRGENHYSQWIINHYQYAIEKAADYKIMVNAHEAVRPTGISRTYPNLIGNESARGTEYQSFGGNNPNHVTILPFTRLVGGPMDYTPGIFEMNISKLNPENTSHLNSTLANQLALYVTMYSPLQMAADLPENYNRFLDAFQFIKDVAIDWDDSKYLEAEPGEYLTVARKAKGNNNWFVGNVNGNTQRTSTIKFDFLEKGKKYIATIYADATDANYKTNPQAYTIRKMKVTNKSKLTQFSVPAGGYAISIIEVK; this comes from the coding sequence ATGAAGTACTTTCTATTAACCACCTTAGTCTGGCTTGCCTTAATTCCTATCGCAATCGGACAACAATTAAAGTCTCCCAATCAAAAACTACAAATGGAGTTCACTTTGCAAAAAGATGGAACACCAACGTATATCCTAAATTACAAAGACAAAGCGGTAATCAAAACCAGTAAACTAGGATTGGAACTAAAAAATGATGCTAAATCATTATTGAATGACTTTAGTATCATCGAAACTAAAACAACTACTTTCAACGAAAGCTGGACACCAGTTTGGGGAGAATGGGCTACTATTCAAAACCAATACAACGAATTAGCGGTCACTTTAAATCAAAAAGGAACCGACAGAAAATTAGTGATTCGTTTTCGCTTGTTTGATGACGGACTTGGATTTCGCTACGAATTTCCTTCGCAAAAAAACCTGACCTACTTTGTCATCAAAGAAGAGAGAACGCAATTTGCTATGGCTGGAGATCATACTGCTTTTTGGCTTCCTGGAGATTATGACACTCAAGAATACGACTACACTACTTCTAAATTATCTGAAATTAGAGGACTTACTAAAAAAGCGACTACTGACAATGTATCACAAAAATCATTTTCGCCAACTGGAGTTCAGACTTCTTTAATGTTGAAAGCGGATAATGGCTTGTACATCAATTTACATGAAGCTGCCCTAATCGATTACTCCTGTATGCATTTGAATTTGGATGACAAAAACATGATTTTTGAGTCTTGGTTAACACCTGATGCTAATGGGGATAAAGGATACATTCAAGCCCCAGGGAAATCGCCTTGGCGTACCATCATCGTCAGTGATGATGCCAGAGAAATTTTAGCTTCCAAAATGACTTTGAACCTTAACGACCCTTGTAAAATAGAAGACACTTCATGGATTAAACCCGTTAAATATATCGGTGTTTGGTGGGAAATGATTACAGGAAAAAGCAGTTGGGCTTATACCGACGATTTCACTTCTGTAGAACTAGGTGTTTCAGATTATTCGAAAGCAAAACCAAATGGAAAACATGGAGCAAACAATGAGAACGTAAAAAAATATATTGATTTTGCTGCATTACATGGCTTTGATGCTGTTCTTGTCGAAGGTTGGAATACAGGTTGGGAAGATTGGTTTGGGCATTCAAAAGATTATGTGTTTGACTTTGTAACACCTTACCCAGACTTTGATGTAAAAGGGATTCAGGCTTACGCCAAATCAAAAGGAGTAAAAATGATTATGCATCATGAAACTTCGGGTTCTACTCGTAACTACGAACGCCATATAGACAAAGCGTACCAATTCATGAAAGACAATGGGTATGATGCTGTAAAAAGTGGTTATGTAGGGAACATTTTGCCAAGAGGCGAAAACCATTACAGCCAATGGATCATCAACCATTACCAATATGCGATTGAAAAAGCAGCTGATTACAAAATTATGGTCAATGCCCATGAAGCAGTTCGCCCTACTGGAATTTCTAGAACCTATCCTAACTTAATTGGGAATGAATCGGCTAGAGGAACAGAATACCAATCTTTTGGAGGTAACAATCCAAATCACGTTACGATCTTGCCTTTTACTCGTTTGGTAGGTGGACCGATGGATTACACTCCAGGGATTTTTGAAATGAATATCAGTAAATTAAATCCGGAGAACACCTCTCATCTGAATAGTACTTTGGCCAATCAATTGGCATTGTATGTGACCATGTACAGCCCTTTGCAAATGGCTGCCGATTTACCAGAAAATTACAATCGCTTTCTAGATGCTTTTCAGTTTATAAAAGACGTAGCAATTGATTGGGATGACAGTAAATATTTAGAGGCAGAACCAGGCGAATATTTAACTGTCGCTAGAAAAGCCAAAGGAAACAACAATTGGTTTGTAGGGAATGTAAATGGAAATACACAACGTACTTCTACCATTAAATTTGATTTCTTAGAGAAAGGAAAAAAATACATAGCAACTATTTATGCAGATGCTACCGATGCCAATTACAAAACCAACCCACAAGCCTACACTATTCGAAAAATGAAAGTCACTAATAAATCAAAATTAACTCAATTTTCAGTTCCTGCAGGAGGGTATGCCATCAGCATTATCGAAGTGAAATAG